DNA from Acidobacteriota bacterium:
ATCGCCCTGACCAAGACTGGCGACGAGGTCCGCGAGTCGAAGCTCGTGAACTGGGTCTTCCCCCTCGTCTTCGTCGCCTTCGTCGTCATCGACGCCCTGGTCATGAAGAGCCTCCTGGGCAAGGTCCCGGCCCTGCCCGCGGGCGCCGAGACGGGCACCTTCGGCGACGTCCTCTGGCGGGGGCGGACGCTGGACCTGGTCGGCCAGATCGCGGTCATCCTGGCCGGCGTTTTCGCCGTCCTGGCCCTGTTCCGCAAGAGGGACAAACATGACTAATACCTGGTACCTCTATCTCTTCTTCGCCGCGGCCCTCATGGGCGCCGGCATCCTCGGGCTGCTGGGCAAGCGCAACCTCATCAAGCTGTTCATCGCCATCGAGGTCATCGGCAAGGGCATCACCCTGATCCTCATCGGGACCGGGCTGGCCAAGGCCAGCCTCCTGACCGCTCAGGCCCTGGCCATCACCTACATCGTCATCGAGGTCAGCCTGGTGGCCACGGCCCTGGCCCTGATCATCAACATCTACCGGCAGACCAAGTCCCTGGACGTCCGGGGCCTGACCAAACTGAAAGGCTAAGCCATGACCGGATTCGGCATCCTCCTCTCTCCGCCCCTGGCCTTCTTCGTCTTCCTGGCCGCCGCCCTGGGCCTCTACGCCCTGGGCCGGGGCATGGCCCCCAAGCTGACCAAGGCCGGCGGCAAGCTCAAGACCTACGCCTGCGGCGAGGACATCCCCGGGACGAAGGTCCAGTTCGGCTACCGCCTGTTCTTCTTCGTCGCCCTGTTCTTCACGATGATGCACGTCGCGGTCCTGGTCATCGCCACGGTCCCGTCGGGCAAGATCGTCTTCTTCGCGCTCATCTACCTGGTCGTGATCGTCCTGTCGGTCTCGTCCCTGATCACGAGGAGTTAACATGCTCAACAAGCTCACGCGCTGGTCCAGGATCAAATCGCCCTGGATCCTGCACCTCAACTCCGGCGCCTGCAACGCCTGCGATATCGAGATCGTCGCCGCGCTGACGCCGCGCTTCGACGTCGAGCGCTTCGGCGTCCTGCTCAAGGCCACGCCGCGGCACGCCGATGTCATCATCGCCAGCGGCCCCGTCACCCGGCAGATCAGGGACCGGATCGTCCGCATCTATGACCAGACGCCGAACCCCAAGTTCGTCATCGCCGTGGGCGCCTGCGCCATGTCCGGCTGCGTCTACCGCGGCGCGTACAACATCATGGGCGGCATCGACCAGGTCATCCCGGTGGACATGTACGTCCCCGGCTGCCCGGCCCGCCCCGACGCCATCGTCGACGGCGTCGTCAAGCTGCTC
Protein-coding regions in this window:
- a CDS encoding NADH-quinone oxidoreductase subunit K, yielding MTNTWYLYLFFAAALMGAGILGLLGKRNLIKLFIAIEVIGKGITLILIGTGLAKASLLTAQALAITYIVIEVSLVATALALIINIYRQTKSLDVRGLTKLKG
- a CDS encoding NADH-quinone oxidoreductase subunit B family protein, whose product is MLNKLTRWSRIKSPWILHLNSGACNACDIEIVAALTPRFDVERFGVLLKATPRHADVIIASGPVTRQIRDRIVRIYDQTPNPKFVIAVGACAMSGCVYRGAYNIMGGIDQVIPVDMYVPGCPARPDAIVDGVVKLLGKL
- a CDS encoding NADH-quinone oxidoreductase subunit J gives rise to the protein MILQTSLLIGLVIFSVLAIALKDLLKSAISLALASLLLGIIFFRMKAPYAGVFEISVVAGLITVLFVLTIALTKTGDEVRESKLVNWVFPLVFVAFVVIDALVMKSLLGKVPALPAGAETGTFGDVLWRGRTLDLVGQIAVILAGVFAVLALFRKRDKHD